ATGGCGAGCGTTTGTTGACCGCAAGCGCGAAGAGGAGCTTGGTCAGATCATTGAAGAAGAGAGCTTAAAGCCGGAGGAGACCCGAGCGTTTGTTGCATCTGCTTTCCGAGATGGCGTGATTCGTTCCACTGGAACCGCAATCACGAAGGTGATGCCGCCGACCAGTCGGTTCTCCTCGGACGGTGGGCACGGGCAGAAGAAGCAGCGGGTTTTGGCGAAGCTCATTGCGTACTTTGAGCGGTTCTTGGGGTTGGTTTCGCGCCATGGGCAAAATGGAGATGAATAGTGGCATCTATCGATAATCAAATCGCCAGCGCTAGTGTGGTTATCTGCACTAACATCGAAAAGCTTTCTGCTGACCGGGCATTGCTATCTCAGAACATTCTTGCCCAGCTACGAAATCTCGTCGAAGCGGTTGCTGTTCGGCTCCACCTCCGTGATGGCAACCATGAGTTTGAATATGCGCTCGTGGGGCCGGCTATGGACTGGGTCGGATCCGGAAAGAAGCAGATCAACTTCCTTCACAGATTCCACAGGCTGTTACAGATGAGTTCCTCTCATTACACCCTTGAAGGAGACCCATCGGAGCGGTTAATGCTCAAATATTTCGAGTATTTGTTAAGAATCCGCACGCTGACGAGAGAAGTCTTTGGGTTTGAGATTCTGCACAATCTTGAATCTTTCCCAGTAGACCTTGACCCATCACTACATGAATATCACCGCAAAATCGCTGAGCGCATCGCTTTCGTTGGACCTGCCAAACCGGATGCCAGACATGATCGCTACTATATAAATAAAGTCCGTCCATTCTTCATAAACGGACGCATTTTCTACGAGGTCACCTTCACCGAAGCGGTAAACAACACGAGTAAATTTGACCGACTCATTGCCTTTACTTCTATCGACATCACTGAGCAGTATTCCGCAAACCTAACGCTCGTCCAGGAGTCTATCGAAGTCTTGGGGTTCACGATGCCCATTTGGATTATTCAGAAATGGGAAATTTCAATCCGTCCTTGTGAGTTGATCAACTTTGCCAAGATTTTAGGTCAAGACATCAATGTAGGTTCAGGAGATAAGGAGTATCGCTTCCTGATGCAATATCTTACGACAACCGAGGGCAGCCTACTGAACTTAATGGATATCTCAGACACTCAATACCTAGAACTCCGTGATCGGATTCTGAATGGGACTCAGAAGCAAGTCATCTTTCCTGCCCTGGAGCGAGCTCGGAAAATCATCCGCAAACATCTTCCTGGAACAGATGTGTTGCGATACCTGCTACTTCAGATGAACAATCGAATAATTAAGCTTCAGTCTGAGGCCACAGAGTGTGGATTTCTCTCGAATTTGAAGCTGTCTTCTGGGTGCAAGCCGTTTGATGAAATGCCGTTCTGCACATCTCTCCGGCAACATAATCCCAGGTTCTCTGATCTTTTCGCCTCCATTGACGCTACGGGGAGGACTCACGAACTATTGGTCCGGCGTGTGAAGAATAACGTTGAAAGGCATGGCCTTCTCTACACGCCTGTTGCAGAACTGGAGTCGTTTGGCGAAGTTGACCATCTGATTGCTACCTATAACGGGAAGTTATATCGGGGGCATGGGAATCGGTTCATGATAATGGACAAAGGGCATGTGTTCATTCGCGAGTACGAAGAGGGAACAGTGTCAATTATAAGGAATCTCCAAGAGTTTGCTGGCTCTGGCATTGGGGGACACGGTGATGCAGTTGATAGATGGTTAGACGAGACACCACTAATTGTTGACGATGTGGCAAAAAAGGCGGCACTCAAGTCACTTTTTGAGAAGTCTCGTGTCGCCCTAGTTTACGGCGCTGCAGGAACAGGTAAATCAACGATGGTTAACTACATCGCGAACTATCTGAATGACAGGACGAAGCTTTTGCTGGCACACACTAATCCCGCCGTTGATAACCTGAAGCGAAAGGTCGTTGCCAAAAACACTTGGTTCCGAACTGTCAGTAGTCAAAAATCGAAGAGTGAGACGTACGACATTTTGATAATAGATGAATGCAGCACTGTCAGTAACGCTGACCTTTTAAAGGTGTTAGAAAATACTTCATTAAAGCTCCTCGTGCTCGTAGGCGACGTGTTTCAGATTGAAGCGATTCAATTCGGTAACTGGTTCAGTATCATACGCCACTTCTTACCAAGAGAATCTGTGTTCGAGTTGACGAGGCCTTTTCGAACAGATAGTGAGGCGCTTCTTGGATTCTGGAGCAAGGTTCGCAATTTAGAGGACGGTATTGAAGAGTCCATCGCGCATAACCAGTATTCTGCGGTACTTGACGAGTCGCTGTTTACATCAAAAGATCAAGATGAGATCACGCTTTGCCTTAACTACGATGGTCTATACGGGATCAATAATATTAATCGGTTTTTGCAAAGTAGTAATGCTGGCAAATCTGTGAGTTGGGGTGTTGCGACTTATAAGGTTGGGGACCCTGTCCTTTTCAACGAGAGCGCAAGGTTCAAACCGCTTATCTACAACAACCTTAAGGGCCGCATCACCGGTGTTCAAGCATTCGGTGATCGAATTCAATTTGAGGTTGAGTTGGATCGAGCCGTTACAGAGCTCGATGTAGATGGTGTTGAACTTCGTTACTTAGGAGGATCGTCGGTCCAGTTCGATGTACTCAAGGCTCGCAGTACAGACGACGATGATGATATGTCCAATGCTGTTGTTCCGTTCCAAGTGGCCTATGCTGTTTCTATTCATAAAGCTCAAGGTCTTGAGTATGACTCGGTGAAAGTTGTTGTTACCGAGGCAAACGAAGAAGACATCACGCACAACATCCTCTACACTGCTATCACGCGCACAAGGAAGCATCTAAAGATCTACTGGACGCCCGAGACCCAACACGCGGTACTTAGCTGTCTTGAACGCAGGAAGAGCGATAAAGACGTTGCATTGCTGAAGGCAAGGCAGGGGTGGTAGAACGAGGTGAGTCAATCGGATTGTCGCTCCACTTGGTCTCTCCAAGGTCTCTCTAACGCGGTGGAAGACGACAGTCGATTAGGTTCAACGGCGTACGAACGCCCAGCCTCGTCGAGCCTAGAAAATGTCAGTCCTAAGGAGTGAGTCGGGAGTTCGAATCT
The window above is part of the Chthonomonas sp. genome. Proteins encoded here:
- a CDS encoding AAA family ATPase, which produces MASIDNQIASASVVICTNIEKLSADRALLSQNILAQLRNLVEAVAVRLHLRDGNHEFEYALVGPAMDWVGSGKKQINFLHRFHRLLQMSSSHYTLEGDPSERLMLKYFEYLLRIRTLTREVFGFEILHNLESFPVDLDPSLHEYHRKIAERIAFVGPAKPDARHDRYYINKVRPFFINGRIFYEVTFTEAVNNTSKFDRLIAFTSIDITEQYSANLTLVQESIEVLGFTMPIWIIQKWEISIRPCELINFAKILGQDINVGSGDKEYRFLMQYLTTTEGSLLNLMDISDTQYLELRDRILNGTQKQVIFPALERARKIIRKHLPGTDVLRYLLLQMNNRIIKLQSEATECGFLSNLKLSSGCKPFDEMPFCTSLRQHNPRFSDLFASIDATGRTHELLVRRVKNNVERHGLLYTPVAELESFGEVDHLIATYNGKLYRGHGNRFMIMDKGHVFIREYEEGTVSIIRNLQEFAGSGIGGHGDAVDRWLDETPLIVDDVAKKAALKSLFEKSRVALVYGAAGTGKSTMVNYIANYLNDRTKLLLAHTNPAVDNLKRKVVAKNTWFRTVSSQKSKSETYDILIIDECSTVSNADLLKVLENTSLKLLVLVGDVFQIEAIQFGNWFSIIRHFLPRESVFELTRPFRTDSEALLGFWSKVRNLEDGIEESIAHNQYSAVLDESLFTSKDQDEITLCLNYDGLYGINNINRFLQSSNAGKSVSWGVATYKVGDPVLFNESARFKPLIYNNLKGRITGVQAFGDRIQFEVELDRAVTELDVDGVELRYLGGSSVQFDVLKARSTDDDDDMSNAVVPFQVAYAVSIHKAQGLEYDSVKVVVTEANEEDITHNILYTAITRTRKHLKIYWTPETQHAVLSCLERRKSDKDVALLKARQGW